In one Brienomyrus brachyistius isolate T26 chromosome 5, BBRACH_0.4, whole genome shotgun sequence genomic region, the following are encoded:
- the LOC125742422 gene encoding galanin receptor 2b-like produces the protein MKVPVNLQTMADQEDISKLGGHWNMSDSYQRNPAALIVSVVFSLIFLLGTVGNILVLAVLLRNGQMGHNTTNLFILNLSVADFFFIIFCVPFQATIYSLEGWVFGSFMCKAVHFFINLTMYASSFTLATVSVDRYLAIRYPLRSRELRTPVNAVAAMAVIWGLSLIFAGPYLSYYGLIDFANGNVCVPSWAESNRKVLDTCTFIFGYVIPVLIVSLSYTRTIKYLWTAVDPLDGMSDSKRAKRKVTKMIIIVTVLFCICWLPYHVVILCYLYGDFPFNQTTYAFRLLSHCMAYANSCLNPIVYALVSKHFRKGFKKVFSCILSKKGRNRVHVMHVANMAPGFEAASTEVSQMNEENIQPNGHEMVSSPVVPQGAQVTVTSPFQKTPSEKLK, from the exons ATGAAAGTGCCTGTCAATTTG CAAACTATGGCTGACCAGGAAGACATCAGTAAGCTGGGAGGGCACTGGAACATGTCGGACAGCTACCAGCGCAACCCAGCAGCGCTGATCGTCTCGGTGGTCTTCTCCCTCATCTTCCTGCTCGGCACCGTCGGGAACATCCTGGTCCTGGCCGTCCTCCTCAGAAACGGGCAGATGGGCCACAACACCACCAATCTCTTCATCCTTAACCTCAGCGTGGCTGACTTCTTCTTCATCATCTTCTGCGTGCCCTTCCAGGCCACCATCTACTCGCTGGAGGGCTGGGTCTTCGGCTCCTTCATGTGCAAGGCCGTCCACTTCTTCATCAACCTCACCATGTACGCCAGCAGCTTCACGCTCGCCACCGTCTCTGTCGACAG GTATCTAGCAATCCGCTACCCCCTGCGCTCCAGGGAGCTGAGGACACCAGTGAACGCTGTAGCTGCCATGGCAGTGATCTGGGGCCTCTCGCTGATCTTTGCCGGGCCGTACCTCAGCTACTATGGGCTCATTGACTTCGCCAACGGCAACGTGTGCGTTCCCAGTTGGGCGGAGTCCAATCGGAAGGTCCTGGACACATGCACCTTCATTTTCGGCTACGTCATCCCTGTACTCATCGTCAGCCTCTCATATACCAGAACTATAAAGTACCTCTGGACTGCTGTGGACcctctcgatggcatgtctgaTTCCAAGAGAGCGAAGCGAAAGGTGACTAAGATGATCATCATCGTCACCGTGCTCTTCTGCATCTGCTGGCTCCCCTACCATGTAGTCATCTTGTGCTACCTCTATGGTGACTTCCCCTTCAACCAGACCACCTACGCATTCAGACTGCTCTCCCACTGCATGGCCTACGCCAACTCCTGCCTCAACCCCATCGTCTACGCCCTGGTGTCCAAGCATTTCCGCAAAGGGTTCAAGAAAGTGTTTAGCTGCATCCTCAGTAAGAAAGGCAGGAACAGGGTGCATGTCATGCATGTGGCCAACATGGCTCCCGGGTTCGAGGCCGCGTCGACGGAGGTTTCTCAGATGAATGAGGAGAACATTCAGCCCAACGGCCATGAGATGGTCAGTTCTCCTGTCGTTCCCCAGGGAGCCCAGGTGACTGTGACTTCGCCGTTCCAAAAGACACCATCAGAAAAACTCAAGTAA